Proteins encoded within one genomic window of Brassica rapa cultivar Chiifu-401-42 chromosome A09, CAAS_Brap_v3.01, whole genome shotgun sequence:
- the LOC103843751 gene encoding protein NIM1-INTERACTING 1-like, which yields MYPKQLNLHDCPSSAIKTMKNEKDQNVEIKEVNMIDKREREEEEEEERKIDTFFKLIKTYQEARKRRREEFTGNSGEARKKWNGGERSCVVVPAFLPEDFSECRMDLKPVMVVADRKEDDIKLKEEEDEEAKKEGQEEKGLDLNLAL from the coding sequence ATGTATCCCAAACAACTTAATCTACACGATTGCCCCTCTAGTGCCATTAAGACCATGAAGAACGAGAAGGACCAAAATGTGGAGATCAAGGAGGTCAACATGATcgacaagagagaaagagaagaggaagaggaagaagagaggaagATTGATACGTTCTTTAAGCTTATCAAAACGTATCAAGAAGCAAGAAAACGAAGACGTGAAGAGTTCACTGGGAACTCTGGCGAGGCGAGGAAGAAATGGAACGGCGGAGAGAGATCATGCGTTGTGGTCCCGGCGTTTCTTCCGGAAGATTTCTCTGAGTGTCGTATGGATTTGAAGCCAGTGATGGTTGTTGCTGATCGCAAGGAAGATGATATCAAGTtgaaagaagaggaagatgaagaagcaaAGAAGGAGGGACAAGAAGAGAAGGGTTTAGATCTTAATCTTGCGTTGTAG
- the LOC103843753 gene encoding ADP-ribosylation factor 1-like isoform X1 — translation MGTTLGKPFAGIFQETEPRIVFFGLPGTGKSSILHKLKTGEVLSTNIPTVGLDMESFKYKNSSFCFVEMGGQYRYKMIPLWKHYFQQVSGFVYVVDTKDRERMEEAKSFLHMVMDEIQIQGNVPDNVAVLVYANKHEVPGAMTAYEISNELDLASLRQKNWQRNWHVQSSCALSGDGLHEGLDWLLKNAERM, via the exons ATGGGGACAACACTGGGGAAGCCATTTGCTGGTATATTCCAAGAAACCGAACCGAGAATAGTGTTTTTCGGCCTCCCCGGTACTGGAAAATCATCTATACTCCACAAACTCAAAACCGGTGAAGTGCTTTCCACAAACATCCCCACCGTTG GATTAGACATGGAAAGCTTTAAATACAAGAACTCGAGCTTCTGTTTCGTTGAAATGGGCGGGCAATATCGGTATAAG ATGATACCGTTATGGAAACATTACTTTCAACAAGTATCAGGGTTTGTGTACGTGGTCGATACCAAAGACAGAGAGCGAATGGAAGAGGCAAAGAGTTTCCTTCACATGGTGATGGATGAG ATTCAGATACAGGGGAATGTACCGGACAATGTTGCTGTTCTTGTTTATGCAAACAAGCATGAGGTTCCCGGTGCTATGACTGCATATGAGATCAGTAACGAACTTGATCTCGCTTCTCTTCGTCAAAAAAACTGGCAAAGAAACTG GCATGTTCAGAGCTCATGTGCACTAAGTGGTGACGGTTTACATGAAGGACTCGACTGGCTCCTGAAAAATGCTGAGAGAATGTAA
- the LOC103843753 gene encoding ADP-ribosylation factor 1-like isoform X2, with amino-acid sequence MGTTLGKPFAGIFQETEPRIVFFGLPGTGKSSILHKLKTGEVLSTNIPTVGLDMESFKYKNSSFCFVEMGGQYRYKMIPLWKHYFQQVSGFVYVVDTKDRERMEEAKSFLHMVMDEIQGNVPDNVAVLVYANKHEVPGAMTAYEISNELDLASLRQKNWQRNWHVQSSCALSGDGLHEGLDWLLKNAERM; translated from the exons ATGGGGACAACACTGGGGAAGCCATTTGCTGGTATATTCCAAGAAACCGAACCGAGAATAGTGTTTTTCGGCCTCCCCGGTACTGGAAAATCATCTATACTCCACAAACTCAAAACCGGTGAAGTGCTTTCCACAAACATCCCCACCGTTG GATTAGACATGGAAAGCTTTAAATACAAGAACTCGAGCTTCTGTTTCGTTGAAATGGGCGGGCAATATCGGTATAAG ATGATACCGTTATGGAAACATTACTTTCAACAAGTATCAGGGTTTGTGTACGTGGTCGATACCAAAGACAGAGAGCGAATGGAAGAGGCAAAGAGTTTCCTTCACATGGTGATGGATGAG ATACAGGGGAATGTACCGGACAATGTTGCTGTTCTTGTTTATGCAAACAAGCATGAGGTTCCCGGTGCTATGACTGCATATGAGATCAGTAACGAACTTGATCTCGCTTCTCTTCGTCAAAAAAACTGGCAAAGAAACTG GCATGTTCAGAGCTCATGTGCACTAAGTGGTGACGGTTTACATGAAGGACTCGACTGGCTCCTGAAAAATGCTGAGAGAATGTAA
- the LOC103843753 gene encoding ADP-ribosylation factor 1-like isoform X3 yields MGTTLGKPFAGIFQETEPRIVFFGLPGTGKSSILHKLKTGEVLSTNIPTVGLDMESFKYKNSSFCFVEMGGQYRYKMIPLWKHYFQQVSGFVYVVDTKDRERMEEAKSFLHMVMDEIQIQGNVPDNVAVLVYANKHEVPGAMTAYEISNELDLASLRQKNWQRNW; encoded by the exons ATGGGGACAACACTGGGGAAGCCATTTGCTGGTATATTCCAAGAAACCGAACCGAGAATAGTGTTTTTCGGCCTCCCCGGTACTGGAAAATCATCTATACTCCACAAACTCAAAACCGGTGAAGTGCTTTCCACAAACATCCCCACCGTTG GATTAGACATGGAAAGCTTTAAATACAAGAACTCGAGCTTCTGTTTCGTTGAAATGGGCGGGCAATATCGGTATAAG ATGATACCGTTATGGAAACATTACTTTCAACAAGTATCAGGGTTTGTGTACGTGGTCGATACCAAAGACAGAGAGCGAATGGAAGAGGCAAAGAGTTTCCTTCACATGGTGATGGATGAG ATTCAGATACAGGGGAATGTACCGGACAATGTTGCTGTTCTTGTTTATGCAAACAAGCATGAGGTTCCCGGTGCTATGACTGCATATGAGATCAGTAACGAACTTGATCTCGCTTCTCTTCGTCAAAAAAACTGGCAAAGAAACTGGTAA
- the LOC103843752 gene encoding cytochrome c oxidase assembly protein COX11, mitochondrial — MSWSKACRGTRISSYLENIHRTSLHSTRTVPLVPWSRYGNQYNLQSKRALWGSSSSFFPLNSHSAAAKSMLLGGAHRQYSTQSITETKSKKMLYYLTAVVFGMVGLTYAAVPLYRTFCQATGYGGTVQRKETVEEKIARHSESGTVTEREIVVQFNADVADGMQWKFTPTQREVRVKPGESALAFYTAENKSSAPITGVSTYNVTPMKAGVYFNKIQCFCFEEQRLLPGEQIDMPVFFYIDPEFETDPRMDGINNLILSYTFFKVSEENTSDSVDNKSSVPVQETK; from the exons ATGTCGTGGTCGAAGGCATGTAGAGGAACTCGAATTTCGTCTTATTTAGAGAACATTCATCGAACATCGTTGCATTCAACGAG GACCGTGCCTCTTGTTCCTTGGTCTCGTTATGGCAATCAGTATAATCTCCAAAGCAAGAGAGCGCTTTGGGGAAGCTCATCTTCGTTTTTCCCTTTGAATTCTCATTCCGCTGCTGCCAAATCGATGTTGCTCGGTGGTGCACATCGCCAGTATTCTACTCAGTCAATAACAGAAACCAAATCAAAGAAAATGCTTTATTACCTAACTGCTGTAGTCTTTGGCATGGTGGGGCTAACTTACGCCGCTGTGCCATTGTATAGAACGTTCTGCCAAGCTACTGGTTATGGAGGTACTGTTCAACGCAAAGAG ACTGTTGAGGAGAAGATTGCTAGGCATTCAGAATCTGGCACCGTCACCGAAAG GGAGATTGTGGTGCAGTTCAATGCTGATGTTGCAGATGGGATGCAGTGGAAGTTCACTCCAACTCAAAGAGAG GTGAGAGTAAAGCCAGGAGAAAGCGCTCTGGCCTTTTACACTGCTGAAAACAAAAGTTCAGCTCCAATAACCGGAGTCTCGACGTACAATGTCACTCCCATGAAG GCGGGAGTTTATTTCAACAAGATACAGTGTTTTTGCTTTGAGGAGCAGCGACTTCTTCCCGGAGAACAGATCGACATGCCG GTCTTCTTCTATATTGATCCAGAGTTTGAGACTGATCCAAGAATGGACGGAATCAACAATCTGATATTGTCTTACACTTTCTTCAAAGTGTCCGAGGAAAATACTTCAGATTCGGTCGACAATAAAAGCTCTGTTCCAGTTCAAGAAACCAAGTAA
- the LOC103843854 gene encoding leucine-rich repeat extensin-like protein 3 — protein MPEILRLMDLTASFLMAVVFLASLVMIDAARSPVEKLNEDPIKCTPCIQNPPPPPSPPPPSCPSPPPPSPPPPSSPPPPKMSYCPPPPKQEVYFSPPPPPPPPPGDLYPVDHDFGGAAAGEMFTTVKLIALLFIGFMVL, from the coding sequence ATGCCAGAGATATTGCGTTTGATGGATCTCACGGCCTCATTCCTCATGGCCGTTGTGTTTCTTGCATCCCTGGTTATGATTGATGCCGCACGTTCTCCAGTCGAAAAGCTCAACGAGGATCCCATTAAGTGCACACCTTGTATCCAAAATCCACCGCCTCCaccgtctcctcctcctccttcttgtCCCTCGCCGCCTCCACCATCTCCGCCACCTCCTTCTTCACCACCGCCTCCAAAAATGTCCTACTGCCCACCGCCACCAAAGCAGGAGGTCTACTTTTCGCCGCCGCCGCCACCTCCCCCTCCACCGGGAGACTTGTACCCCGTTGACCATGACTTCGGAGGAGCGGCTGCTGGAGAGATGTTCACCACCGTTAAGCTGATTGCGCTTCTATTTATCGGTTTCATGGTTCTTTGA
- the LOC103843754 gene encoding transmembrane protein 214, translated as MIKSNSKVKAKIVPSGGVEDMEDKSKGVGAAEAALSVEDEWEETEKEAIVSLSEAAKKILPSHFAAFVDKQKGVPELDLWRLNCYLEKVFSQVSSLPWFNMLKKSPLSFVPLSYIPKSVYEAPVDWINKLPTDEHWKFVRWALDRLLTDWAAHAKGEEQRFTQYEVATLVELAMVLRGKPDSFTCLLPMLRVRPKYQGEDKLPLIVWMMAQAFQDDLPTGLSSWARNLLPLVGNNKSYSPELVDLILQFVEKRILSNPEARTILVNGAVKKDGERLIPPCSFEMLVRHTFPARVEEATERFEAIYPVLREVALAPGTAVKQIFTFSLKLAGGQGNPALASEATAIAISVLTQNVDCFKQWDVLYKENLEASVALLKKLVDEWEDHSFKLSSSSPSDTLTVNRTMNSFRIKNEKAITEGVANLSLYKEADKSCKLISRRLSRGGPGIAPLTAMIIAAAAAAGGGIGAALTLYILPIA; from the exons ATGATCAAATCGAATTCGAAGGTGAAGGCAAAGATCGTTCCCTCAGGCGGCGTTGAG GATATGGAAGATAAATCGAAAGGTGTTGGTGCAGCAGAGGCGGCTTTGTCTGTGGAAGATGAATGGGAGGAAACTGAAAAGGAGGCGATAGTGTCTTTGTCCGAAGCTGCCAAAAAGATCCTCCCCTCACATTTTGCGGCTTTCGTGGACAAACAAAAG GGTGTGCCGGAGCTTGACTTATGGAGGTTAAACTGTTACCTTGAGAAAGTATTTTCCCAAGTTTCGTCATTACCATGGTTTAACATGTTAAAGAAATCTCCTTTGTCCTTT GTTCCATTATCTTATATTCCTAAATCTGTCTACGAAGCACCAGTGGATTGGATCAACAAACTTCCAACTGATGAACACTGGAAGTTCGTTAGGTGGGCACTTGATCGACTTCTCACTGATTGGGCAGCACATGCCAAAGGTGAAGAACAACGTTTTACCCAATATGAG GTGGCGACATTGGTTGAATTAGCCATGGTGTTGCGTGGTAAACCTGATTCTTTTACTTGTCTTTTGCCGATGCTGAGGGTGAGACCTAAGTATCAAGGCGAGGACAAGCTTCCGCTTATCGTTTGGATGATGGCTCAG GCCTTCCAAGATGATTTACCAACTGGCTTGTCTTCATGGGCGCGTAACTTGTTACCACTAGTCGGTAATAACAAGTCCTACAGCCCTGAGTTAGTGGATCTCATCTTGCAATTTGTTGAGAA GAGGATTTTGTCGAATCCAGAGGCTCGGACCATACTTGTAAATGGAGCTGTTAAGAAGGATGGAGAGCGGCTGATTCCACCTTGTTCTTTTGAGATGTTGGTGCGGCATACATTCCCTGCTAGAGTAGAGGAGGCAACAGAGAGGTTTGAGGCAATTTATCCGGTGTTGAGGGAAGTAGCCCTTGCACCAGGAACCGCAGTGAAACAGATATTCACTTTTTCTTTGAAATTAGCTGGTGGACAAG GAAATCCTGCTCTAGCCAGTGAAGCGACAGCAATCGCCATCAGTGTCTTGACACAAAACGTTGATTGCTTTAAGCAGTGGGATGTTCTCTACAAGGAGAATCTTGAAGCTAGCGTTGCTCTTCTCAAAAAGCTTGTAGACGAGTGGGAGGATCATTCCTTCAaactatcatcatcatcaccgaGTGATACTCTCACTGTCAATCGAACTATGAATAGCTTCAGGATAAAG AACGAAAAAGCCATCACTGAAGGAGTAgccaatctttctctttacaaaGAAGCTGACAAGTCGTGTAAACTGATCTCGAGGAGACTCTCCCGTGGCGGGCCCGGAATAGCACCCTTAACCGCTATGATTATAGCAGCTGCAGCTGCCGCTGGAGGAGGCATTGGAGCCGCACTTACTCTATATATCTTGCCAATAGCATAA
- the LOC117127957 gene encoding inactive serine/threonine-protein kinase/endoribonuclease IRE1-like, translated as MLFSSSADEWLEQRTKSEGGHESFSLQVSLPCHSLVSAVFLFLRWQRYKSVSCSSFPFYSLRLALLYIISLTLISAPFLTREPYMVFHVNSDGKYFITHPWKLLEIASWDIAKFVVAPFCLVGLVFQMWTFSNQTQGLQQDQGNLKPDEKMVKNPPKKKKNKKSSSKKKEGNLQYQHVGETEIEADQENDIDIRYGDQSIYEPQPQSHQPTENLELELKSIVRDKSSINNLTKLLAVGADGIEVFEDTRDQRLVAVKRIIYSDEALAIAYNERQNHYNTENHSNQILRHYGLDFTDSYIYVYLQPWMCTIGDLIRFCSSKGSDTRYLTQNQICLLEKFIKKNKCWEATGRPSSLLVSLIKNIVSGVAELHRSNIIHRDINLESFFIMATEDEDFIAKLGDLSMGKLLGDSGYFGEQKRKAPEQIQRKNQFEGLTNDVYFLGCVFGFSISQGNPVFEDVCEDDIIFKQKAKNILKNFPEGYQIFKNLTRTPHAKR; from the coding sequence ATGTTATTCTCTTCCAGTGCAGATGAGTGGTTggaacaaagaacaaagagcgAGGGAGGCCATGAGAGCTTCAGTCTTCAAGTGTCGCTTCCTTGTCATAGTCTTGTGTCTGCTGTCTTTTTGTTCCTTCGTTGGCAACGTTACAAATCAGTGAGTTGCTCCTCCTTCCCTTTCTACTCTTTACGCTTAGCATTGCTCTATATCATTAGTTTAACATTAATATCTGCCCCCTTTTTGACCAGGGAACCATACATGGTGTTTCATGTTAATAGCgatggaaaatatttcataACGCATCCGTGGAAGCTGCTCGAGATAGCAAGTTGGGATATCGCTAAGTTTGTGGTTGCTCCTTTCTGTCTGGTTGGTCTTGTATTCCAGATGTGGACTTTTTCAAATCAGACTCAAGGTCTCCAACAAGATCAAGGAAACTTAAAACCTGAtgagaagatggtgaaaaatccgccaaaaaagaaaaaaaacaaaaaatcttcatcaaaaaagAAAGAGGGAAATTTGCAATACCAACATGTTGGGGAGACAGAGATTGAAGCTGATCAGGAAAATGATATCGACATTAGATATGGTGATCAGTCTATTTACGAACCACAACCACAGTCACATCAACCTACAGAAAACTTAGAGCTCGAACTAAAGTCAATAGTGAGGGACAAAAGTAGTATAAACAATTTGACTAAATTACTGGCTGTGGGAGCTGACGGCATTGAGGTCTTTGAGGATACACGTGATCAACGTCTCGTGGCCGTGAAAAGAATCATTTACTCCGATGAAGCGCTTGCAATTGCGTATAATGAAAGGCAAAACCACTATAACACTGAAAATCATTCGAACCAAATTCTCCGGCACTATGGTCTCGATTTCACTGATTCTTACATTTATGTCTATTTACAACCCTGGATGTGCACTATAGGTGACTTGATTAGATTCTGTTCAAGCAAAGGAAGTGACACACGATATCTCACTCAGAACCAAATATGTCTTTTGgagaaatttattaaaaaaaataagtgttGGGAAGCCACTGGTCGTCCTTCCAGTCTCCTTGTTAGTCtgataaaaaatatagtttcgGGTGTTGCCGAACTGCATCGTTCAAATATTATTCATCGAGATATAAATCTGGAAAGCTTTTTTATAATGGCTACTGAGGATGAGGATTTTATTGCAAAGCTTGGGGATTTGAGCATGGGCAAGCTTCTCGGGGACAGTGGGTACTTCGGGGAACAAAAACGGAAAGCACCGGAGCAGATACAGAGGAAGAATCAATTCGAAGGTTTGACAAACGATGTCTATTTCCTTGGATGTGTCTTTGGTTTTTCGATCTCTCAGGGTAACCCTGTATTTGAAGATGTATGTGAAGATGATatcatttttaaacaaaaagcaAAGAATATATTGAAAAACTTCCCCGAAGGTTACCAAATTTTCAAGAATTTGACTAGAACCCCCCATGCAAAGCGGtaa
- the LOC103843755 gene encoding uncharacterized protein LOC103843755 isoform X1 has protein sequence MVLIKSNTKGEEANIIKRKNDSLSSVSATKRENLMGMIKSNPNPKAEEANIDPSDLLDEEKETHKAAILSLSETAEKMDPSSLATFLEKVSDEDWYHPLKQILKVIDYYGIQLSQVSSFHWVNMFDDYPLSKLIHVPLSLIPMSVYEQSLDFINTLPFETLPAVVLWASDLILTEWPGVVKVEQLNSDLSKVATFVVLAMVLRTKPDALTLVLPKLRDRPTYQGQDKLPFIIWMMAQASQGDLCAGLYSWVRNLLPLVVKNKSYSSQSIDLILQSLEMFLSSNPEARAVLLNEPVRHGERLIPPRSFEILVRLTFPARVGEATERFEAIYPLLKEVALAPDTITSANALKQIFTFSLKLAGGQGNPDVAKEAIEIAIRSVTENVDCFKQWDILYKENLEASVALLKKLVDEWEDHSFKLLSSSSSDALTVKHAIYRFRMKNEKTITKGVANSFLYEEADKSCKLILRKLSRGSGGRKITPCTTMVIAAAAAVAGAALVLQEAPHLLVSFILILILIFFSFFLVSFP, from the exons ATGGTTCTGATCAAATCGAATACGAAGGGGGAGGAAGCAAacataattaaaagaaaaaatgattcTCTCTCTTCGGTTTCTGCAACAAAACGAGAAAACCTAATGGGTATGATCAAATCGAATCCGAATCCGAAGGCGGAGGAGGCAAATATCGATCCCTCAGACCTACTCGACGAAGAAAAG GAAACTCACAAGGCGGCGATATTGTCTTTGTCCGAAACTGCCGAAAAGATGGATCCCTCTTCTCTTGCGACTTTCCTCGAGAAAGTATCG GACGAGGATTGGTATCATCCGTTGAAGCAGATATTGAAAGTAATCGATTACTATGGGATTCAACTTTCCCAAGTATCCTCCTTTCACTGGGTCAACATGTTCGACGACTATCCTCTATCCAAACTCATTCAT GTTCCGTTATCTCTTATTCCTATGTCTGTCTACGAACAATCACTCGATTTCATCAACACGCTTCCATTCGAGACACTGCCTGCCGTTGTACTATGGGCCTCTGATCTCATTCTCACTGAATGGCCTGGCGTTGTCAAAGTTGAACAACTTAATTCTGACTTATCTAAG GTGGCAACATTTGTTGTATTAGCCATGGTGCTGCGTACCAAACCTGATGCTTTGACTCTCGTTTTGCCAAAGCTGAGGGACAGACCTACATATCAAGGCCAGGACAAGCTTCCCTTTATAATTTGGATGATGGCTCAG GCCTCCCAAGGTGATTTATGTGCTGGCTTGTATTCGTGGGTGCGTAACTTGCTGCCACTAGTCGTTAAGAACAAGTCCTACAGCTCTCAGTCAATTGATCTCATCCTGCAATCTCTTGAGAT GTTTTTGTCCTCGAATCCAGAGGCTCGGGCTGTACTCCTAAACGAACCTGTTAGGCATGGAGAGAGGCTGATTCCACCTCGTTCGTTTGAGATCTTGGTGCGGCTTACATTCCCTGCTAGAGTAGGGGAGGCAACGGAGAGGTTTGAGGCAATTTATCCCTTGTTGAAGGAAGTAGCCCTTGCACCAGATACTATTACTAGTGCAAACGCACTGAAACAGATATTCACTTTTTCCTTGAAATTAGCTGGTGGACAAG GAAATCCTGATGTAGCCAAGGAAGCTATAGAAATCGCCATCAGGTCTGTAACAGAAAACGTTGATTGCTTTAAGCAATGGGATATTCTCTATAAGGAGAATCTTGAAGCTAGCGTTGCTCTTCTTAAAAAGCTTGTAGACGAATGGGAGGATCATTCCTTTAAACTATTATCATCATCGTCGAGTGATGCTCTCACTGTCAAGCATGCTATATATAGATTCAGGATGAAG AACGAAAAAACCATCACTAAAGGAGTAGCCAATAGTTTTCTTTACGAAGAAGCTGATAAGTCGTGCAAACTGATCTTGAGGAAACTCTCCCGTGGAAGTGGCGGCCGTAAAATAACACCCTGTACCACTATGGTTATAGCAGCTGCAGCAGCCGTTGCAGGAGCTGCACTTGTTCTGCAGGAGGCACCGCACTTGCTCGTATCtttcattttgattttgattttaatttttttttctttctttctcgtATCTTTTCCCTGA
- the LOC103843755 gene encoding uncharacterized protein LOC103843755 isoform X2: MVLIKSNTKGEEANIIKRKNDSLSSVSATKRENLMGMIKSNPNPKAEEANIDPSDLLDEEKETHKAAILSLSETAEKMDPSSLATFLEKDEDWYHPLKQILKVIDYYGIQLSQVSSFHWVNMFDDYPLSKLIHVPLSLIPMSVYEQSLDFINTLPFETLPAVVLWASDLILTEWPGVVKVEQLNSDLSKVATFVVLAMVLRTKPDALTLVLPKLRDRPTYQGQDKLPFIIWMMAQASQGDLCAGLYSWVRNLLPLVVKNKSYSSQSIDLILQSLEMFLSSNPEARAVLLNEPVRHGERLIPPRSFEILVRLTFPARVGEATERFEAIYPLLKEVALAPDTITSANALKQIFTFSLKLAGGQGNPDVAKEAIEIAIRSVTENVDCFKQWDILYKENLEASVALLKKLVDEWEDHSFKLLSSSSSDALTVKHAIYRFRMKNEKTITKGVANSFLYEEADKSCKLILRKLSRGSGGRKITPCTTMVIAAAAAVAGAALVLQEAPHLLVSFILILILIFFSFFLVSFP; encoded by the exons ATGGTTCTGATCAAATCGAATACGAAGGGGGAGGAAGCAAacataattaaaagaaaaaatgattcTCTCTCTTCGGTTTCTGCAACAAAACGAGAAAACCTAATGGGTATGATCAAATCGAATCCGAATCCGAAGGCGGAGGAGGCAAATATCGATCCCTCAGACCTACTCGACGAAGAAAAG GAAACTCACAAGGCGGCGATATTGTCTTTGTCCGAAACTGCCGAAAAGATGGATCCCTCTTCTCTTGCGACTTTCCTCGAGAAA GACGAGGATTGGTATCATCCGTTGAAGCAGATATTGAAAGTAATCGATTACTATGGGATTCAACTTTCCCAAGTATCCTCCTTTCACTGGGTCAACATGTTCGACGACTATCCTCTATCCAAACTCATTCAT GTTCCGTTATCTCTTATTCCTATGTCTGTCTACGAACAATCACTCGATTTCATCAACACGCTTCCATTCGAGACACTGCCTGCCGTTGTACTATGGGCCTCTGATCTCATTCTCACTGAATGGCCTGGCGTTGTCAAAGTTGAACAACTTAATTCTGACTTATCTAAG GTGGCAACATTTGTTGTATTAGCCATGGTGCTGCGTACCAAACCTGATGCTTTGACTCTCGTTTTGCCAAAGCTGAGGGACAGACCTACATATCAAGGCCAGGACAAGCTTCCCTTTATAATTTGGATGATGGCTCAG GCCTCCCAAGGTGATTTATGTGCTGGCTTGTATTCGTGGGTGCGTAACTTGCTGCCACTAGTCGTTAAGAACAAGTCCTACAGCTCTCAGTCAATTGATCTCATCCTGCAATCTCTTGAGAT GTTTTTGTCCTCGAATCCAGAGGCTCGGGCTGTACTCCTAAACGAACCTGTTAGGCATGGAGAGAGGCTGATTCCACCTCGTTCGTTTGAGATCTTGGTGCGGCTTACATTCCCTGCTAGAGTAGGGGAGGCAACGGAGAGGTTTGAGGCAATTTATCCCTTGTTGAAGGAAGTAGCCCTTGCACCAGATACTATTACTAGTGCAAACGCACTGAAACAGATATTCACTTTTTCCTTGAAATTAGCTGGTGGACAAG GAAATCCTGATGTAGCCAAGGAAGCTATAGAAATCGCCATCAGGTCTGTAACAGAAAACGTTGATTGCTTTAAGCAATGGGATATTCTCTATAAGGAGAATCTTGAAGCTAGCGTTGCTCTTCTTAAAAAGCTTGTAGACGAATGGGAGGATCATTCCTTTAAACTATTATCATCATCGTCGAGTGATGCTCTCACTGTCAAGCATGCTATATATAGATTCAGGATGAAG AACGAAAAAACCATCACTAAAGGAGTAGCCAATAGTTTTCTTTACGAAGAAGCTGATAAGTCGTGCAAACTGATCTTGAGGAAACTCTCCCGTGGAAGTGGCGGCCGTAAAATAACACCCTGTACCACTATGGTTATAGCAGCTGCAGCAGCCGTTGCAGGAGCTGCACTTGTTCTGCAGGAGGCACCGCACTTGCTCGTATCtttcattttgattttgattttaatttttttttctttctttctcgtATCTTTTCCCTGA